The Selenomonas sp. AB3002 genome contains a region encoding:
- the rpmF gene encoding 50S ribosomal protein L32 — translation MAVPKRKMSKARRDSRRANWKLEAPGFVSCPQCHEPKLPHHVCTECGYYDGKEVIQAAE, via the coding sequence ATGGCAGTTCCAAAGAGAAAAATGTCCAAGGCCCGCCGCGACAGCCGCCGTGCCAACTGGAAACTGGAGGCCCCTGGCTTCGTGTCCTGCCCTCAGTGCCACGAGCCTAAGCTCCCCCATCATGTCTGCACCGAATGCGGCTACTACGATGGCAAGGAAGTAATCCAGGCCGCTGAGTAA
- a CDS encoding universal stress protein — MAENTTEKNAEELIEEIQNRPRQERKMECKRILVPTDGSGQAFKAVNQAIHLAAVTGAEMTVMMAVDLNRNISAFEQVSLSGYIPAELKVAAFQFLADLMHVIPPEVNAHTRVEIGDPGECIADVAEEEESDLIVMGCRGFGTIRSLLVGSVSNYVMQHVECPVLLVKGMPDDWDDEDNFRVNKGKE, encoded by the coding sequence ATGGCAGAGAACACAACAGAAAAGAACGCAGAGGAACTGATCGAGGAAATACAGAACCGTCCCAGGCAGGAGCGGAAGATGGAGTGCAAGCGCATCCTGGTGCCCACAGACGGCTCCGGCCAGGCTTTCAAGGCAGTGAATCAGGCCATACATCTGGCAGCCGTGACGGGGGCGGAAATGACGGTGATGATGGCGGTGGATCTGAACCGCAATATCTCTGCCTTTGAGCAGGTGAGCCTCTCCGGCTATATCCCCGCCGAGCTGAAGGTAGCCGCCTTCCAGTTCCTGGCAGACCTCATGCATGTCATTCCCCCGGAAGTCAATGCCCACACCAGGGTGGAGATAGGCGACCCCGGCGAGTGCATTGCAGATGTGGCGGAAGAAGAAGAGAGCGACCTCATCGTCATGGGCTGCCGCGGCTTCGGCACCATACGCAGTCTCCTGGTAGGGAGCGTGTCAAACTACGTCATGCAGCATGTGGAGTGCCCCGTGCTGCTGGTGAAGGGGATGCCAGATGATTGGGATGATGAGGACAATTTCCGGGTGAATAAGGGGAAGGAGTAA